The genomic DNA TATCTCCTTAGATGATCTAAAGGGCAAATCACGTAAAAAAGAGATTGTATCTGCTCGACAAGTTGCTATGCATCTGATTAAAAAATATACGACCCACTCTTTAAAGTCCATAGGTGCCTATTTCGGTGGAAGGGATCATACAACGGTGATACATGCTATACAGGTTATAGATGACTTATTGAATAAAGATCCGGAATATGCCAGATGTTATGCATCACTTGAAAACAAGATCAAATTAACGATTAAATAAAAGGAAATTGGGGCCATTTATAGGGAGTAATGTAGAGCCATACAAGTTGACTATTGGCTCAGACACATCTATTTAGTTTTTTAGACAGGAAAAGTGTTCTTTTTTGAACAAAAAGCTTTAACTTGCAGCTAGCGTTTTTTTATTCCAACCTTGAGTCAAGGTACTTATGGTTGCTCGTCTAACGATTTATAATAAGTAAAAGGTAGGTTAAGGCGTGTGAGGTCTAATTTTTAATATAGTTTTTTGTTTCCTATGGAAGGAGTAGTAAAATGGTTTGACCCAGCCAAAGGGTATGGGTTTATTAAACCAGTAAATGGAGGTAAGGATGTCTTTGTGCATATAAGTGCGCTTGTGGCGTCTAGAGTAAGCATGATAGACCAAGGTCAGTCGGTAGATTTTGAAATTACCAGTGATAGAGGTAAGGAAGTAGCTAGTAACATTAAAGTTCTTGATGTGTGAGCAACACATCAAGAACTTTTTAAATTTTAATATTGTACTTTGAATAATACTTTTCAAAAATATAATTTGCCATCAGCTCTGTTAGGAGCGTTGGCAAGGATGCAGTATGACCACCCTACTGCTATTCAAGATCAAGTGATCCCAGTGGCCTTAACTGGTCAAGATATTTTGGGTTCTTCTAAAACAGGTAGTGGAAAGACAGCTGCCTTTTCTATTCCTGTAGTTGCGCAACTTATGCAGCGTCCTGGTGCCAGCGTATTGGTATTGGCCCCTACACGAGAACTTGCTGAGCAAGTAGCAGGCGTTATGTCAAGCATGGTGAGCGGCTGTAAGCATTTGCGTACAGTCTTATTAATAGGAGGGGAGCCTATTGGGAAACAGTTGATGCGTTTGCGTACAAATCCAAACATCATTGTTGGTACGCCTGGTCGTGTAGAAGACCACTTATGTAGGGGATCGTTGCATTTTCATAACACCAGCTTTTTGATATTGGATGAGATTGACCGAATGTTAGATATGGGTTTTTCTATTCAGATAGATAAAATTATTAAGCGTTTGCCAATAGAGCGGCAAACCTTAATGTTTTCGGCTACCTTGGATAGGAATATTGAGCGGTTGGCTGGATCCTATTTAAGGCAACCCGCACGGATTAATGTGGAGATTCCGGATAATGAGCCAAAAAATATTCAAGAAGAATCTCTTTATGTTCCAGAGTCGGGTAAGTTTCAAGTATTATTAGAGCAGCTTGGCCAGCGGGAGGGTTCTGTGATTGTCTTTGTAAAAACCCAATTAAAGGCTGATGGCATCAGGTATCAATTGCAGCAGGCAGGTTTTAAGGTTTGTGCTATTCATGGCGGATTAAAGCAACACCAACGCAAGCGGGTCATAAAGGACTTTAGAAATAAGGATTATACTATTATTGTGGCAACTGATGTGGCTGCAAGGGGGTTAGATATTGATCATATCAAACATGTAATCAATTATGATTTTCCGCAAGCTGCTGAAGACTATACCCATAGAATTGGTAGAACGGGTAGGGCTGGTGCAACAGGTTTTGCTTTATCTATGCTTGCTTCTCCTCAAGACAAGAGGCTCTGGCGTATTATTCATAATGAACCAGTGGAAAAAGAAGAGCGGCATTCATTTAGGCAAAACTCAGGTTTTAATCGGTTTAAATCACGTCCTTTTAGGCGTAGTTTTTCAGGTTAAACATTTTACTTGCTTAACTTGTTTTTATACAAAGGCCAACACTCATTCATTTGAGGGTTGGCTTTTTTTATATCCATAAGTTGATACCATTGTGTGAACGTGTGTGTGTTTTTGTATGGTAGTCTAAAGCATTTTTCGAAGCGAGTCTTTTACCACATTGCTTGCATTCGAACGATTTTTCTCCTGTATGTGTTTTCATATGCCCTGTTAAAATATCTTTCCGAGCGAATTCTCTACCACATTGTTCGCACTTGAACGATTTTTTTCCTGTGTGGATGCTCATATGTTTTATTAAATCACTTTTCGTATCTATTCACGTCACTGGTTAATAATGAATTGTATTCCACTTTTTTCTTGATAAAAAAGTGGACAA from Cardinium endosymbiont of Philonthus spinipes includes the following:
- a CDS encoding C2H2-type zinc finger protein; its protein translation is MSIHTGKKSFKCEQCGREFARKDILTGHMKTHTGEKSFECKQCGKRLASKNALDYHTKTHTRSHNGINLWI
- a CDS encoding cold-shock protein; the encoded protein is MEGVVKWFDPAKGYGFIKPVNGGKDVFVHISALVASRVSMIDQGQSVDFEITSDRGKEVASNIKVLDV
- a CDS encoding DEAD/DEAH box helicase; this encodes MPSALLGALARMQYDHPTAIQDQVIPVALTGQDILGSSKTGSGKTAAFSIPVVAQLMQRPGASVLVLAPTRELAEQVAGVMSSMVSGCKHLRTVLLIGGEPIGKQLMRLRTNPNIIVGTPGRVEDHLCRGSLHFHNTSFLILDEIDRMLDMGFSIQIDKIIKRLPIERQTLMFSATLDRNIERLAGSYLRQPARINVEIPDNEPKNIQEESLYVPESGKFQVLLEQLGQREGSVIVFVKTQLKADGIRYQLQQAGFKVCAIHGGLKQHQRKRVIKDFRNKDYTIIVATDVAARGLDIDHIKHVINYDFPQAAEDYTHRIGRTGRAGATGFALSMLASPQDKRLWRIIHNEPVEKEERHSFRQNSGFNRFKSRPFRRSFSG